In one window of Posidoniimonas corsicana DNA:
- a CDS encoding glycosyltransferase domain-containing protein, whose protein sequence is MPSAKPVAIEPATPSNTAVLTIGSYPHEELESRLGPLLRSARRFGADLHIKGVGEEYQSHYVSKVVRMRRWIEDLHAPIRYVLYVDGGDSFFCRPLGAVCDAFRDLNCDVLVGAESTFYPCGRPEWKNRFPARWTGRRSINAGMWMGCRESLCKLFSSMAAFSDSIMQSGVRCDRAWKPYRRFMRDDQFLWQACYTDPNIAALREPIVVDSNMRCFANVTCGSWRTPPNRDFALRNQTPIARRSGASPGVLHFPGRNRGHVLLAWAETLGLGFQAEDR, encoded by the coding sequence ATGCCATCCGCTAAGCCAGTCGCCATTGAGCCCGCCACACCCAGCAACACGGCGGTTCTGACGATCGGATCGTATCCGCACGAAGAGCTAGAGTCACGGCTTGGCCCCTTGCTACGGTCTGCTCGGCGATTCGGCGCCGACTTGCATATCAAGGGCGTTGGAGAGGAGTACCAGTCCCACTATGTCAGCAAAGTCGTCAGGATGCGACGGTGGATAGAAGACCTCCATGCTCCAATCCGCTACGTACTGTACGTCGATGGGGGCGACTCTTTCTTCTGCCGACCGCTCGGGGCAGTCTGCGATGCTTTCCGCGATCTCAACTGTGACGTACTGGTTGGGGCCGAGAGCACATTCTACCCGTGTGGGAGGCCCGAGTGGAAGAATCGATTTCCTGCTAGGTGGACTGGGCGACGGTCAATTAATGCCGGCATGTGGATGGGGTGCCGGGAATCGCTTTGCAAGCTCTTCAGTTCGATGGCTGCATTCTCCGACTCTATTATGCAATCTGGGGTGAGGTGCGATCGTGCATGGAAACCCTACCGTCGCTTCATGCGAGACGACCAGTTCCTATGGCAGGCCTGCTACACCGATCCGAACATCGCTGCACTTCGCGAACCGATTGTGGTCGACTCGAATATGCGCTGCTTCGCTAACGTCACGTGCGGCTCCTGGAGGACGCCCCCCAACCGCGACTTCGCTCTGCGGAATCAGACGCCGATCGCACGACGAAGCGGTGCGAGTCCTGGCGTGCTACACTTTCCTGGACGCAATCGCGGGCATGTCCTGCTTGCCTGGGCCGAGACCTTGGGCCTCGGCTTTCAAGCCGAGGACAGATAG
- a CDS encoding glycosyltransferase family A protein: MPKVSALMITGKSSHRRSLAEIAVRCFQRQTHSDRELIIVNTAPDAPWFTTQASGVHETALPRSDATLGELRNLSVQLARGEFVLQWDDDDWHHPHRMAWQVSKHSPGEMTILRRQYCLDAVTGEAGVIDGLDLKRDPKGIAGTVLCEPRSLHYPARARDEDTLALRGKPVNIVENEPSLYVRVYHGGNTWSRDHILGRITRPVPDQNFVERIGALYTPID; this comes from the coding sequence ATGCCGAAAGTCTCCGCACTCATGATAACCGGAAAGTCGTCTCACCGGCGAAGTCTTGCAGAGATAGCCGTTCGCTGCTTCCAACGACAGACACATTCCGATCGCGAGCTGATCATCGTCAACACGGCGCCGGATGCCCCGTGGTTCACCACGCAAGCGAGCGGCGTGCACGAAACTGCGCTCCCTCGAAGCGACGCTACCCTGGGCGAGCTGAGGAACCTGTCGGTTCAGTTGGCGCGAGGAGAATTCGTCCTGCAGTGGGACGACGATGATTGGCATCACCCGCACCGCATGGCGTGGCAAGTGAGCAAACACTCGCCCGGAGAAATGACGATCCTGCGGCGGCAGTATTGTCTCGACGCAGTAACCGGCGAAGCCGGGGTGATCGATGGCCTCGATCTCAAGCGTGACCCCAAAGGAATCGCCGGCACGGTGCTATGCGAACCGAGGTCCCTGCATTACCCGGCCAGGGCCCGCGACGAAGACACTCTGGCCCTGCGTGGCAAACCGGTCAACATTGTAGAGAACGAACCATCGCTCTACGTTCGGGTATACCACGGCGGAAACACCTGGTCGCGTGACCATATCCTTGGACGAATTACGAGGCCCGTTCCCGACCAAAATTTCGTCGAAAGAATTGGAGCACTGTATACGCCGATTGACTAG
- a CDS encoding glycosyltransferase domain-containing protein — MPSSDLRISVLNRSHETTPVHIHCSGMRCKDQRPGGDQRSGRGLFDALLASIEGRTAATTAAKQELEVVTCKTYKKSSPLELSLAMVGSRAVVYQHPHELWHNRLKLSIYLDHCRRSRASFLLLSDSWDAVVLASAEVMLRRFLHFEVDALLSGERVNHPRLDDVASEEQALAKGSYPYGNSGGVIGRREKLIEILRLSRELLPERRHSDQGSVRVACLELGVPRDTRCEFFQNLASVNPGEIELRAES, encoded by the coding sequence ATGCCGTCCTCCGACCTTAGGATTTCGGTCCTCAACCGATCCCACGAAACCACGCCCGTGCACATTCATTGCAGCGGGATGCGGTGCAAGGATCAACGCCCCGGGGGCGATCAGCGGTCCGGCAGAGGCCTCTTTGATGCATTGCTAGCGTCGATCGAAGGACGCACGGCGGCGACAACTGCCGCAAAACAGGAACTGGAGGTCGTCACCTGCAAGACCTACAAGAAAAGCAGCCCCTTGGAGCTGTCGCTCGCCATGGTTGGGAGCCGCGCTGTCGTCTATCAGCATCCCCATGAACTATGGCACAACCGACTTAAGCTTTCGATCTACCTAGACCATTGCCGCCGGTCGCGTGCCTCATTCCTGCTGCTGAGCGACTCGTGGGACGCCGTGGTGCTCGCCTCGGCGGAGGTGATGCTCAGGCGTTTTCTGCATTTCGAGGTCGACGCCCTCTTGTCGGGCGAGCGCGTCAATCACCCCAGGTTAGATGATGTGGCTTCAGAAGAGCAGGCGTTGGCGAAAGGGAGCTACCCCTACGGCAACTCGGGGGGGGTCATCGGCCGCCGAGAGAAGTTGATTGAGATCCTCCGACTTTCTCGAGAGTTGCTCCCTGAACGACGACACTCCGATCAAGGCTCGGTGCGGGTAGCATGCCTAGAACTCGGCGTCCCTCGTGATACTCGGTGCGAGTTCTTCCAGAACCTCGCCAGCGTCAATCCAGGCGAGATCGAACTTCGGGCCGAGAGCTAA